The Fibrobacter succinogenes genome has a window encoding:
- a CDS encoding restriction endonuclease subunit S, protein MIATEYCKKVFDGTHDSPKPVEDGRLLITSKHIANRSLDISSAYLISEEDFENVNKRSQVHQWDILFSMIGTVGNVYIETSEKIDYAIKNMGVFSCQNKEKAYWLYYYLQSPLVQAKIDALMAGAVQKFVPLGFLRDLDIPEYTENSKKVVQVLSALDDKIALNKKMNQKLEAMAKRLYDYWFVQFDFPDKNGRPYKTTGGPMTYNPALKREIPAGWEVKTLADIADYVKTTTKFDKAFNYVSTDNMLPQKQGLSGENLKPASGNVLCYKKDDILISNIRPYFKKIWYADQSGTCSTDVLCIRSLNSDNSYFVYKTLWQDDFFDYVMQGAKGSKMPRGDKTRIMNYPICIAKENFEDLIKKFSALVVPMQAVIQKNTKEISRLTKLRDKLLPLLMNGQVTVG, encoded by the coding sequence ATGATAGCAACAGAATACTGCAAGAAAGTTTTTGATGGAACACATGATTCTCCAAAGCCAGTGGAGGACGGCAGACTTCTTATTACATCAAAACACATCGCAAATAGAAGTTTGGATATTTCCTCGGCCTATTTAATTTCTGAGGAAGATTTTGAAAATGTGAATAAACGCAGCCAAGTTCATCAGTGGGATATTCTATTTTCAATGATTGGAACTGTGGGCAATGTTTATATTGAGACTTCGGAAAAGATTGATTACGCTATCAAGAATATGGGTGTTTTTTCTTGTCAAAACAAGGAAAAAGCATATTGGTTGTATTATTATCTGCAGTCTCCTTTGGTTCAAGCAAAAATTGATGCTTTAATGGCTGGGGCTGTGCAGAAATTTGTGCCACTCGGATTTTTGCGTGATTTAGATATTCCAGAATACACAGAAAATTCTAAGAAAGTTGTTCAAGTCCTTTCCGCATTGGACGACAAAATCGCCCTAAACAAAAAGATGAACCAGAAACTCGAAGCAATGGCAAAACGCCTATATGACTACTGGTTCGTCCAATTCGATTTCCCCGACAAAAATGGCCGCCCCTACAAAACCACCGGCGGCCCCATGACCTACAACCCCGCCCTCAAACGCGAAATCCCTGCTGGCTGGGAAGTGAAAACTTTGGCAGACATTGCGGATTATGTCAAAACAACGACCAAATTTGATAAAGCGTTTAATTACGTATCAACAGATAATATGTTGCCTCAAAAACAAGGCTTAAGCGGTGAAAACTTAAAACCTGCATCTGGAAATGTCTTGTGCTACAAAAAAGACGATATCCTGATATCAAACATTCGTCCGTATTTCAAGAAAATATGGTATGCAGACCAAAGTGGAACATGCTCTACAGATGTCCTTTGTATTCGTTCTCTAAATTCGGATAATTCATATTTTGTCTATAAGACCTTATGGCAAGATGATTTCTTTGACTATGTAATGCAGGGTGCAAAAGGCAGTAAAATGCCTCGTGGCGACAAAACGAGAATCATGAATTACCCTATTTGCATTGCGAAAGAAAATTTTGAAGATCTGATAAAAAAGTTTAGTGCTTTGGTTGTCCCGATGCAAGCTGTGATTCAGAAAAATACCAAGGAAATCTCTCGCCTCACAAAACTACGAGATAAACTCCTCCCGCTCCTAATGAACGGCCAAGTAACGGTTGGGTGA